DNA sequence from the Candidatus Korarchaeota archaeon NZ13-K genome:
CATGAGCAGGGCCCTGAAAGGGAGCGAGCCCTCCTCGACGCACTGAACCAGGAAGGGGGCGAAGGAGTCGAGCCATGGGATGCCGGGGGGCATTTCATCGTAGCCTCTCGACTTCTCCTCCAGGCTATGGGGCGCGTGATCCGTGACCAGGAAGTCTGCGTAACCAGCTTTAACCATCATGAGGAGCTCTCTCCTGATCTCCGGTCTTCTGATCGGCGGGTTCACCTTGAAGAGACTCCCCAGTCTTTCAGCATCCTCCGAGCTGAAGAGGAGGTGATGGGGGGTCACCTCGGCCCTCACCTCGAATCCCCTCACCCTAGCCTCCTTCACGGCCGCCAGCGTCGATGGGAGGGTTGCGTGGGCTATCCTCAGCCTGGTCCCATACCTCATGGCAAGTGAGATCACCCTGGTCACGGCGATCTCCTCAGCTATCTCGGGCCTGGCAATGGGATGTTCCATCAGGTCATGAGCCTCATCTGCCTCCATCAGGGCGATGGGGTCCTCCGCGTGCACCACTACCTCCTTACCCAGCTGAGCCGCTCTCCTGAACACCTCCCTCATGTCGTTCCCCATGTCCTCAGGGTAGACCTTCACGCCTATGACGAAGCTTTCCTCGGCCACGTATGGGTAGGCCGTGTAGAGCAAGAAATCAACGAGGCTCTCCCTCCTTGCCTCCTCCAACTTCATCGCGAGGGTCTCAGCGCTATCTATCCTGGGCGAGTTGTTAGGCATGTCTGCGACGACCGTAACACCCCCACTCAGAGCGGCTGAGGATTCGGACCTCCAATCCCCCTTGTGCCTCTGATTCAACCCCCTCATGTGTACGTGGAGGTCAACCATGCCCGGGAGTATCAGATCCACCTGCTCGCAGCCCCTCATCACCTTGGATATGCTGACTATCTCGCTGCCCTCCACCTCGATGCAGGCATCCAGAAAACCGGTGGGGAGCATCAGCTTACCGCAGAAGCATTTCATCTTATCACCTCATGCAAGTCCCTCAGGCTGATCTTTCTTCCATCGAAAACCCTCCAGTAATTCCCGAAGTCCCTGGTGGCGGCTAGTATTCTCCCATCGAAGACGGGGCCGTCCCTGCAGACCAGTATCCCGAGGGGATCCAGGGAGCAGGATCCGCATATCCCTATGGAACACCTTATCAGCCTCTCTAGGGAGACCTCAACCGCCTTTCCCCTCCAAAGGGACTCCCTCACAACCTCGACGAGCATAGGCTCGGGACCGGCCGCGTATATCCTGTCCGGCCAGTCGAAGTCGACGTGCTCCGTGATTCTTCCCCTAAGCCCCTTTGAGCCGTCCTCGGTGGCGAGTATAAGTCTATCGCTGATCGAACTGAGCAGATCATCCAAGATGACATCGCTCCCACTCCTGAAACCAGCGTAAAACCTCAGCTCGACTCTCCCAGATGCTCTCAGCCTCTCGGCCAGGAATATGAGTGGGGAGATGCCGTAGCCCCCGCCGATCAGGGAGATCCTGCCCTCCGCTGACGAGAATCCCCTTCCATAGGGCCCCCTCAGCCAGAGGAGGTCCCCCTCCCTCAGGGAGTGAAGGGCAGAGCTGACCCTGCCCACCTTAGCCACCAAGAGCCAGACCTCTTCTTCCAGCTCTCTGGCCACGCTTATCGGGATCTCTCCAACTCCCGGAACCCAAACCATGACGTACTGACCTGGAGAGGAGCCAAGATTCCCCCGCAAGACTATCTTCTTAACCTTGCCACTCAATTCCTCAGCTTCCATTACCTCCATCACTCTATATGCCTGAGAGCTGTTCAACGATCTCCTCCTCCGTCAGGTACTCACCGCAGTACTCGCAGACCATTCTGAGGGGATCTCTCGATATTAGGGTGAAGGTCGGCTTGACGGCCTCCCTAGGGGCATTAGTCACGCAGTTCGGGTTCATGCACCTCAGTATCCCGACTATCCTGCTAGGAAGCTCAACTCTCCTCTTCTCGACGACCTCATAGTTCCTGATTATGTTTATGGTCGCTCTGGGTGCGATGAGCGATATCTTATCCACCTCCTCCTTGCTCAGCTCCTTCCCCTCCACCTTGACTATGTCCTTCTTTCCCAGCTTGCGGCTCGGGACGTTCATCACGAGCGCAACAACCCCCTCCCTCTCCCCGGTTATGCCTAGGAGCTTGAGCACCCTGAGCGCCCTCCCGGCTGGTATGTGATCTATCACGCTGCCATCGGATATCCTCCTGACCACAAGCTCCTCCTTCAAGGTATCACCTCCGAAAGGAGCGCCATCCTCAGAGGGACCCCGTTGGCCGCCTGCTTGAAGTAGTAGGCGTAGGGCGTTGAATCGACCTCGATGGATATCTCATCCACCCTGGGAAGCGGATGCATTATCATCAGGGTCTCCTTGACCTCCTTGAGCAGTGATGCATCAACCCTGTAGCTGCCCTTGACCCTCTCGTACTCAGCAGGATCCGGGAACCTCTCCTTCTGCACCCTGGTCACGTAGAGCACGTCCAGCTCTGAGATGACCTCCTTGAGATCGGCGAACTCCCAAGGTATCCTCAGGGAGTCCAGCAGCTCCTGCCTCGGCCTGAGGCTCTCTGGGGATATAAGGTAGACCTTCCTCGGGGAGTAAAGGTTGAGGGCCCTGAGGAAGCTCGCGGCAGCCCTCCCGTATCTGAGATCTCCGAGAACCCCGTAAGTAAGGTTATCTATTCCCCCCCTCTCCCTCCATATGGTGTAGAGGTCTATCATCGCTTGGGTGGGGTGATTCTTCGTGCCGTCCCCCGCGTTTATAACGGGGACCTCCGCGAGCTCAGCTGCCAGCTTTGCGGCCCCCTCTATGCTGTGCCTCACCACTATTCCATCGGAGTAGGCATCTAGCATCCTTATAGTATCAGAAAAGCTCTCTCCTTTGGCCAGGGAGGTGGATTGCGCGGCCTCAAACCCTATATAACTCCCCCCAAGTCTTAAAGTGGCCGTCTCGAAGCTGAACCTGGTCCTAGTGCTCGGCTCGAAGAAGGCCATCGCTATGACCTTCCCCCTGAGCTCATCCCCCTGGAACCTGGATGAGGCCACCCTGAAGAGTCTCTCCAACTCGCTCCTCTTGAAATCGGATATGGAGATGACATCCCTACCCCTAAGGCTCATACCCCGACCTCCCTCAGGTACCTCAGGGCGTGCTCCCTATACCCATCCGGGAGGGAGTCCAGGAGCATCTCTACAATCTCCGGTAGAGTTGCTAAACTCCTCAGGATGATTCCCTCCTCCTTCAGGCTCTCAGAGGCCCCTTGCATCCTGTCAACAACGACCCAGGCTTCCTTAACATCGGCGCCCGCCTCCCTGATTACCCTGGCCGCGTGCATGATCGAGCCACCGGTGGTGGCGACGTCATCTATTATGACGTAGCTCCTCCTGTTCAAGAAGCCCTCGAGGAGGCCCTCGGTTCCGTGCTCCTTCCTCTCCCTTCTAACATATATCAGGGGTCTCCTCAAGTTTAATGAGACTGCCGTAGCCAGGGGAAGCCCTCCGACGGCCACTCCGCAAACACCGAAGTCCCCCTGTCCGATCCTCCTTGAGATCTCCTGGGCTATGAGGAGGAACTCCTCCGGGAAGGAGGGAAGCGGCCTGAGGTCCACGTATATGCTGCTCCTCCTCCCGGATGTGAGCGTGAATTCGCCGAACCTCAGCATCCCCCTGGATAGCAGGAGAACCCCCAGCTCATGCGCGTCCATGGATGACACCCCTCTGAGCCTCAACGATCCTCATCGCTTCCTCGATAGGATCCTCACTCCTGAGGATGCTCCTACCGACTATCTCGAGGTCCGCGCCCGCCTCTATCGCGGATCCCGGCTCCGCTCCCTGGGCCCCCACGCCGGGGGAGAATATCCTTACACCTGGCAGCCTCCTCCTGGCCTCCCTTATCATCTCCGGCCTGGTCGCACCAACCACGATTCCCTCAATTCCCAAGAGCTCGGCCTCCTCGAGCAGCCTGATGAAGTCCCTCCTGAAGAGCTTGGCCTCGGGATGACTCATGGCAGCTACCCCTATAAGATCCATAGCGGTCTCATAGTTCCTGTGCCCTGTGAATAGGTGCAATATTGTCGCATCAAATCCCATCCCCTCCAAGTGGCCGATTATGTGCTGGACGACCTCAGGGATGTCGGCCAGTTTGTAATCGGCTATCCAGTAGTATTCGGGGAACTCCCTCACGAGCTTCCCCACGCCATCGAACCCCATCGATAGTGTTATGGGGAAACCGACCTTCACCCCGACAGCTAGGTCCCTGAGAGCCACCAAAAGCTCCTTAACTCCCTTGGATGGGAAATCAAGTGCCAATATGAGTCTAGA
Encoded proteins:
- a CDS encoding dihydroorotate dehydrogenase electron transfer subunit translates to MMEVMEAEELSGKVKKIVLRGNLGSSPGQYVMVWVPGVGEIPISVARELEEEVWLLVAKVGRVSSALHSLREGDLLWLRGPYGRGFSSAEGRISLIGGGYGISPLIFLAERLRASGRVELRFYAGFRSGSDVILDDLLSSISDRLILATEDGSKGLRGRITEHVDFDWPDRIYAAGPEPMLVEVVRESLWRGKAVEVSLERLIRCSIGICGSCSLDPLGILVCRDGPVFDGRILAATRDFGNYWRVFDGRKISLRDLHEVIR
- a CDS encoding orotate phosphoribosyltransferase, with the translated sequence MDAHELGVLLLSRGMLRFGEFTLTSGRRSSIYVDLRPLPSFPEEFLLIAQEISRRIGQGDFGVCGVAVGGLPLATAVSLNLRRPLIYVRRERKEHGTEGLLEGFLNRRSYVIIDDVATTGGSIMHAARVIREAGADVKEAWVVVDRMQGASESLKEEGIILRSLATLPEIVEMLLDSLPDGYREHALRYLREVGV
- the pyrB gene encoding aspartate carbamoyltransferase; protein product: MSLRGRDVISISDFKRSELERLFRVASSRFQGDELRGKVIAMAFFEPSTRTRFSFETATLRLGGSYIGFEAAQSTSLAKGESFSDTIRMLDAYSDGIVVRHSIEGAAKLAAELAEVPVINAGDGTKNHPTQAMIDLYTIWRERGGIDNLTYGVLGDLRYGRAAASFLRALNLYSPRKVYLISPESLRPRQELLDSLRIPWEFADLKEVISELDVLYVTRVQKERFPDPAEYERVKGSYRVDASLLKEVKETLMIMHPLPRVDEISIEVDSTPYAYYFKQAANGVPLRMALLSEVIP
- a CDS encoding aspartate carbamoyltransferase regulatory subunit, with amino-acid sequence MKEELVVRRISDGSVIDHIPAGRALRVLKLLGITGEREGVVALVMNVPSRKLGKKDIVKVEGKELSKEEVDKISLIAPRATINIIRNYEVVEKRRVELPSRIVGILRCMNPNCVTNAPREAVKPTFTLISRDPLRMVCEYCGEYLTEEEIVEQLSGI
- a CDS encoding orotidine-5'-phosphate decarboxylase is translated as MRSKLTERISSLDSRLILALDFPSKGVKELLVALRDLAVGVKVGFPITLSMGFDGVGKLVREFPEYYWIADYKLADIPEVVQHIIGHLEGMGFDATILHLFTGHRNYETAMDLIGVAAMSHPEAKLFRRDFIRLLEEAELLGIEGIVVGATRPEMIREARRRLPGVRIFSPGVGAQGAEPGSAIEAGADLEIVGRSILRSEDPIEEAMRIVEAQRGVIHGRA